The window agagggggggggaagaagggagCCCTAGAAATGGAGGGGAAAAGTGCCCTGCCATGGTCCAAGCAACTCCAGGtgtccaacaatgccccccaaagtccaaaatgtggcatttTCATGTGAAAAATcatgtttagttttttaaaattaaacaaatggaCCACAAAGTGGCTCctgaaaatggtggccagaaatgtcaCTTCTGGCCATTCTGAACCCACAGATGTGTGAAATTAATCCTTTGCGGACCCCTTTTCTTCTGCATATGCCAAGGTCGGTTGTCAGTGACCCGACTGCAGATACGCAGAACTGTGGATGCTGGGTTGGCAAATGCCGAGGTTTGGTTTGCCGGTACATTTGCAATTTCTTGATTGGTTTTTAATGTTGGTACTAACTAAAAGGCAGCAACTAAAGCAATAGGAGTCAGATATAATAAACCAGAAAATGTTCTCTTCGAGCATAACTACCTGAGGCTGAAAAGTAGCACACTCCTAATTATAGCAGAAGGGACACACCTTCTGCTTTTTCATTCTCCATCAGTACTGTGCATCATTACTAAGCAGAGCACTGGATAAGCACTGTCTTTGTGAATTAAAAGTGTGATCTACCAAAAGGATATTATTTGTTCAGGAATATCCTTCCCTACACCTTGCATTTCCACAAACAAGTGAACAGACATGAATTTTGGGCTTGTGCATTTCTCCTTTCTGAGGGAAACATGGGAGATTAGGTATTTTGTTCCTGGCTTGTGACAAGTCACATTTTGCTGAGTTCAGACACAAATTATGGTTTGCTACAAGCCAGAAATAGAAGCTTCTAGTCTCCTCCCCTCATGTGTGGAGGGAGCATGCAAGCCCAAGGCTTGTGCCTAATTTTTCTCATAATACCAAATCACAGTAGTTAAGTGTTGTGGCTGAATATAACCAATAAAGCACATTTCTTAATCAATACAACTAAGCTAACCTGAAACTAACCATCCTGGAACCACCATCCACCAATCCAAATTGGGTTTACTACCTTGCCAGAAAAAAATATTCTCTCATTTTGCATATAGTAgctttaatattttgtttttagaaaaataATTTGTTACCTGTAGTTGATTATGTTTGCACAGCCTAATCTCCACTCCAAAGTCTCTGTGGCGAAGTCATCTGTGTTACCAAGATCAGTAAAACCAACTATGTAATCCTGTGTTTTCCCATCTTTTACAAGTGCTAGTGTGGGGATTACTTTGATGTGAAGTTTCTCACACAGAAATGGAGATTTTTCAGCATTTAACTTGATGAACTTGGTCTCAATGTGCTTTTTTGCCAATGCTGCTAAATGCTTATCTAATATTATGCatctgaagaaaaacaaacaaaaaataattgaaatactTCACAATGAAGTGTAGATGCTAAGTCTCGTTTTAGCATCAATACAttcttgatgatgatgaactttatttggcaggggatTTGTTTTACTACTGGTAAGAGACAAGTATTTTGATAAGCATACAAATAGATTACTGAAATGGTATCGTGACTATTTAGCAAATATGCTGCCATCTCTGAAATTATTATTAGCTATGGCTAGGTTACATATAGAAATGTGTATGCAGCTAACTGCCCTTGCGATACTAAATTAACAACCATGGCTATGTCTGCGTGCATAAGTACTCATAAAGTCACCAAGAACAGGACTGCAATTTTATATGTGCAAGAAGGAGTAAGGCCAcatgaactcagtggaacttacttgtgaacaaacatgcataggatcactTTAAGCATATCTAACTAGACCTAAAATAGGAGCGatggttgtatccaaagaaagataatcatgactaagcatcacTGAAAGCAATGAGAAAAGTTAGCTGTACCTAACCGaagtcccattaaattcaatgaCAAACTTGCTTTCAACACCCCCCACTGCTAATAATCTTTCTAGAGGACTCCTACTGTGCTGTGTTCCCTTTGTAAGTGAACACTTCACTCACAACAGGGCTCTCTCGTTCACACAGTTGAAAACAGCTGGGTGTTTATTTGGACTGAAAAGTTCAATGCCTTAACAAAAGTTCACTAAACCAGGGAATTAGATTTAGTCAGCTATGAAAGATGGAGTTTCTAAAGTGGTTTTTTTCAATAACTGATCTATTTTGGTAGATTTtttgcactaaaaaaaaaaactttcaagAAGTTTATTATACCTGAAAGTTGTATCTCTATAGAAGTGGCAGACCACATTTTTACTCTCCTTCACTTCTTGGAAAAAATCTCTCTCACTGGGGATCTCTCTGTATTCCCCATGTCCTTTTGAAAGCCATTCCTGTTTATGAGAAAAAAGTTAGTATGAAATATTTAGGTACTGCTTATTATGCCAAGAGAGGTAAAGCTACCTGTGAAATACAAAAACACATCAGGAATAATTATAATTCCTCCATAACTTAAAttctatttattgttttaatgtcaGTGCCCTGGTGgtaacctggaacagggaacccATCAgggcatgattgctcctaagcgtcccttctgacctgtttaaaaaatggccccttggtatactgaggagttgcaggggctgaagcggttgggtaggcgactagaaggcaagtggaggagaactcggttcgaatctgacaggatgagGCATGTGactcatttgaaggcttatgcggtagcggtgcatgcagcaaaaaaaggATTTTGGTCTACACGCATTGCGTCTGCAGGTTCGCGTTCAGCAgaactatcccgggttgtgaggagtttaatctctgctccttctgttttaaatcagtcctcggggtcattctgctgtgacgcttttaatgggttctttgcggacaaaatctcctgtatccgggctgacttggactccactatttctgcaaggtctatgaagAAAGTGTCCAggaatccctcttgcaatattaggttggatcagtttcaaactgtgactcttgaggatatggacaagctgcttggagcggtggggcctaccacctgtcctctggatccttgcctgagttggctgcttctatctagcagggagattgttggaggtggtctagttaatatcataaatgcatcgctgagggaggggagggtgcctccttgtctgaaggaggcaatggttagactgcttcttaagaagccttccctggaccccttagcaaaggatagttacaggccaatctccaatttcccttggttgggcaaggtgattgagaaggtgttcgtcgaccagctccaggtgtttttggaggaaactgattatctagacccatttcaaactggctttagagttggctatggggttgagacaggcTTGGTTGGCccaatggatgacctttactgggcaatcaacagagggagtgtgactctgctggttcttttggatctctcggtggcgtttggtaccattgaccatggtatccttctggattgcctgggggagttggggatagggggcactgctttgcagtggttccgctcctatctctcaggtagattccagatgatggagcttTAGAATATTAGGACTTTTATTTTTAACCCCCTTCcgaatgattccaagcatggaactggcctttttcacaactgctgcacactgagtagacactttcaactatctatccatcacaaccccaagctccttctcctggtcagtcaccaacagctcagaccccatcggtGTACATGTGAAGttgaaggttttttgccccaatatgcatcactttacacttgctaacatcgaaccaaatttgccattttgttgcccactcccatttggagagatccttttggagctcctcgcaatctcttttggatttcactaccctaaatagtttggtgtcatctgcaaatttggccaccttgctgcttaccacaacttctaggtcatttatgaacaaattaaaagcaccggtcccagtagagAACCCTAGGAATTCCTACTTACTTCCCTcgatttagagaactgtccatttattcctaccctctgtccttcaaccacttaccaaaccacacatgaacctgtccccttatgccATGACTTCTaatttttctcaagagtctttgatgaggaactgtcaaaagctttttgtaagtccagataaactatgtcaattggatcacctttatctacacacctgttgacactctcaaagaactacaaaagATTGGCGAGGCAATTActtttgcagaagtcatgctggttctccctcagcagggcctgttcttctatatgcttaacagttttgtccttgagAATACTTTTCAttaatttgcctgcaacagacattaagctaaccagcctagtTCCCCAGGTTTtccatggatccctttttgaaaattggtgttacgttggccactgtgtttatatcccgctctacctctgaggagcccagagtggtgtacatggttatatttatcctcacaacaactttgtCAGATGGATACTAACCCAATTTACAGAACTGTTGtaaagattactgagataatatatgtgaaatgCTTCAAGTACTTACATATGTAATTACTATTTATAATAATACAGAAGAGTTACCTGTTTCTGTTGCTGGGCTTTCTTTAATGTTTCAAGTCTTCTTTGTTTTAAGAGTTCCAGCTCATCTTCATCCATCTGGTCCAGTTTTTGCAGCTCTGCATCAACTTGTTCTTCTACAATCTTGGTTGTCTGAAGCATTTGAGACTCCAGAACATTTGAAAACATTTCCATTGATGTATCAGCCATTTTTTCTAAAAAGTGGAACACACAAACCTGAAAGAATTTAACCGATTTTACAtgattgtattattttaaaaatatgaataagGGGTACAGTGGACCACTTATATGCAGATGCAACATCTGTAGTTTCACGTATGTGTGGCCAGGTAATTAacacccgacctcggcatatGCGAGTGAAAAAGGCATAAAAGGGGTTAATCCCAGGTGTCCGTGGGTGGCTGGAAACGACCTTGGAGATAATTTCTGGCTGCCACTTTGAGCCTGGGAACCATTTTATGGTTCATTAAAAACACagcaccccccacaaaaaaaaacccagcaacccccccacccccacaattttTTACAGAATTCTTGGAACTTAAGCGACTAAGTGGTCCTTGGACTCCAAAAGGTCCACGGACCATGGTAAGGCCCTTCATATGGCCCGTTTTCAGTTTGGGGGTaagtttggggtgggtttttgttgttgtttttttaagtctgggaacctaatcccCATGGTCCTATCTATAGACTCAATGATTCATTATCCAGTTTCCTTACCCATGGTAATATGTGGGAACAAAACCCCTGTAATTATGTACAGTAATTATGTACTCCTGAATTAATCCAGTTAACAGACCTCAACAAAGTGATGTAATGTttccacccagagcctctggatagggCAGTTTATatatgtaattaataataaatataaatataaatataaaatataaaatataaatacacaTCATTGTAatatagggctgcacaactcaaatgccctagtggccCAGAACCATACACAACTTGGCGTGcaagggccgaggtcaatttttatttatttatttatttttattacattttatatcccgctcttcctccaaggagcccagagcagtgtactacatacttaagtttatcctcacaacaaccctgtgaagtaggttaggctgagagagatgtgactggcccagagccacccagctagtatcatggctgaatggggatttgaactcaggtctccctggtcctagtccagcactctaaccactacaccatgctggctccttttagcacattattacattaaaattaaaaatatcattagttacttgtggatctattccccctgtcaacagacccatagttttaaccaagaaattgtggccagaaaataggtcctgtccctgctcagtcagtggggcccctggagtgcaagccagcccaaaataaatgccaactccTCTCATCTCTCTAAactgtcattgctttcaggctgcaatccaaggcatgcttacatgggagtaagcctcactgggtacatcatggaacatatttctgagaaaccatgcataggatggcgctataaggcagttttcagctcctgtgttgctgcaagatacctgggggccagtaaaatagtccctgcgggctgaatccggcccccgggccttatatTGTGAAtaattatgttatgttatgttttaactCTCATATTTAAAAAGGCTATATTCCACCAAGCATATAGGATTTAGGTGACCTGAGTATATTCCAAATGAACCAGAATGATTATATTTGATTAATAATAGTTTTGGCTCTCATCCCTGTAGCTATCAGCAAGGATTTAGCTATGATTTCTGATACAGAGTTGTTATTGTCTGAAGGGAGATTAAGAACACAACAGTTGATGTTCTAGAAAACATAACAATCAATGGCTCAATTAGTATTTGCCACAGGTCTAGACATAATTTACAGAAAAACAACCTGACTTAGTATTTTAGTTTTGTCTGAACCACAAGGGAAGAACCTGTCAGAGTAAGGCATCCCTGTCATTCAATATCTTTATGCCATCTTTTTACAATAAAATACCTAAGACAGCCAACAACAATAAAATGATAAAAACCAGATAAACccatcaggagttcccaactttggatcctcagatgttgttggcctacaactcccattattctcaGTCACAATTGCctttgtagtccatcaacatctgaggacccaaagttgggaaccctgcCATAGACTGGTTGGAGATGGCTACAGCACCAATTATTTCTAATAGGGGTCTACTCTCTCCTGGCCAATTAAATGCATAGTCAGAGGGTATGTGTGTGTCCTTGTTGCTGAAGGCCAAGAGCCAGACACTACATAATGAcattaatcaatcaatatattgCTGTCTGCTAAGAGAGCATGTGGATAGGAACAGAGCCTCCGCAAGCCCCCATTAAGGGTGTGTGGTACATTTGGGGGTGTTGGGAGGGAAAAAAcatacccctccccccaaaacccTAAGATTTGGGGGGAGAGGAATCTCAGATCTCTCCCCCAGAAACAAAAACCACCCTCAAAGCAGAGAGCAAGTACACTTTGCAGCCATGGACTGTTCAAACAAAGGTTCTGAAAGGAGATTCTTCACTTTCTGTCATTCAACAGGGCACAGCCAATGACACTGGAAGTTTATTGGGAGGACAATGAGAAAGAACTGGAAGAAAtggtgaggggaggaggaagggagaaagaaaaaaatattgaCAGTGGGTGATTGTTGGTGTTAACAGTTACACAAGGCATAGGCTTTATAAAGAAAAAATGGGGAGAAAATGCTAAACACAAAGAGAGGCcatcctaaaaagaaaaagaaacaagttgtGAGAGCAACAAAAATATACTGTATTAAACATCAAAACCATTGTGACAAGACCCTCCCGACACTATATTTCATCTTCTTGCTCCCATCAATGCCCTAATGTCCTTTCCTCACTAATATAACACATGAGATTTCAGATATGATACATTTTTTGTCATGTTTCATTTGTTGAAACTATATTTGGTATGAACTATCTATATGTCCTATAGATGTCATTACCAACAGTGGTACACAAATGGTTGACGATTATTGGTTATTGGATCATTGGTTGAAAATTATTTTCAGTGATGTATTAGGAAAAAGATGACTACTCAGTCCTGGAAAAGGTTTATCTCATCTTTATTGGTGTCACTAGGCTTCTTGCAACAATATGCAGAGTGTGGAGATATTGtacgcaaaaaaaaaaaattacttggcTAGTGTTGGTTGGACATATTCCTCCTAAGTGACAGAACAGTGGCATCAGTCTCTGATAGCATCACTATACAGaaatatttcatatatttattttgccTTAAGATGTGATCTCAAGGAAATTTAGAGAGATAGGATAGCCTTCactaaaactggactaaatttgatgccATCAGCTGTTCTTGCAGGAAGATATAAAaatctgccttatattgaatgTATCTCTTCCTGTGCTTCTAGATCGAAATAAGATCTTGTATATGCTGTTATGCAATATCACACAGAAGGGAGAAGGAATTATAACTGGGGCACATTCTGTAAAAATACATAAGAAGTTCAGTCTCAGATGTGATGCATCTGTTGTGTGGACAAAACGCTACATAACTATTAAAACTACTCAATTTTCAGCTACTATAATTAGTGTCAGAAGAAAATTTATCTAAGAATATGCTGCATCTTGTTGGGGGGGTGGATTCTGAAAGGGTATAATGTTTTTTATTTGGGATTTTTCACTGGATGTATCTAATATTTTATTTACGTGCTGCATCCAGATATTGTTTGGATTGCTATAGTTTATGTTTGCTTGTTATATATTTTGCCAAAATCAGTTTGAATACATGCAAATAAAAGCTTCACCAGCTAACTACAGATGTGAATGGGGCCTTTGTACATGTGAGTTCCATGCTAAAGTCAAAATATCTGCCTCTTCTGGTAGCATGGCAGTCCTCAACTAATGGAGTCAGCTGTCTTCTGGCTGATCAGGTGCACAGAGTATATATTTCTCTTGGATGCTTAGACAGCAACTGTGTAGGAGTACTTATTATTTAATAATcactttacagtggttctgctcctacctttcaggcagattccacaCGTTGTtgtacttggagactgttcttcagaaGAAGAGCTTCTGTATGGAGTGCCAGAAGGATTcatactgcctccaatgctttttaacatctacatgaaaccactgggagagatcatcagaagatttggtgcagggtgctatcagtatgctgatgacacccaaatctacgtCTCCATGTCAATATGGAGACCTCTTCAACCAGGaagaggcataacctccctaaatgcctgcctggaggagataatgggctagatgagggatacagactgagactgaatccaaataagatgggagGTATCTATTGTGCAGCTCAGGAGACAACtatgatctgcctgtcctggatgggtaatactcccccagaaggaacaggtacagagtctgggagtgcttctggatccaaacctcccGTTGGTGTCTCAGCTGAGATAGAGGTCATAaatgctttggctgatatgccagctgcatccgtttgagataaacaacctctgAGCAGTAGtgaatatgctggtaatctccagacttgattactgaaATGTGCcctgtgtggagctgcctttgtacatggtttggtaactgcaactggtgcaaaatgcagcaacaaggttggtctgtgggtcatctcgaagagatcaTAATacttctatattaaaagaacaacactggccaccaatatgtttctgggcaaaatataaggtgctggttaacctataaaaccctaaacagcttaggcccagggtatttaaaagagcatcTTCTCCGTTATGAgcccactgcctgttgagattaTCTGAGATCTGTCTACAGTTGCTACAAAACCAAGGAGGGCCTT of the Hemicordylus capensis ecotype Gifberg chromosome 3, rHemCap1.1.pri, whole genome shotgun sequence genome contains:
- the TXNDC9 gene encoding thioredoxin domain-containing protein 9 isoform X3, which encodes MNPSGTPYRSSSSEEQSPSTTTCGICLKEKMADTSMEMFSNVLESQMLQTTKIVEEQVDAELQKLDQMDEDELELLKQRRLETLKKAQQQKQEWLSKGHGEYREIPSERDFFQEVKESKNVVCHFYRDTTFRCIILDKHLAALAKKHIETKFIKLNAEKSPFLCEKLHIKVIPTLALVKDGKTQDYIVGFTDLGNTDDFATETLEWRLGCANIINYSGNLMEPPFQNQKKFGTSFTKLDKKTIRGKKYDSDSDDD
- the TXNDC9 gene encoding thioredoxin domain-containing protein 9 isoform X2 gives rise to the protein MCPCHACEMKAETCGDKPPRQSGMTFSFCVTTAETQKEKMADTSMEMFSNVLESQMLQTTKIVEEQVDAELQKLDQMDEDELELLKQRRLETLKKAQQQKQEWLSKGHGEYREIPSERDFFQEVKESKNVVCHFYRDTTFRCIILDKHLAALAKKHIETKFIKLNAEKSPFLCEKLHIKVIPTLALVKDGKTQDYIVGFTDLGNTDDFATETLEWRLGCANIINYSGNLMEPPFQNQKKFGTSFTKLDKKTIRGKKYDSDSDDD
- the TXNDC9 gene encoding thioredoxin domain-containing protein 9 isoform X1, producing the protein MLIDSSDSQSECQVHFQRKKAVAFFAHSRLYELMCPCHACEMKAETCGDKPPRQSGMTFSFCVTTAETQKEKMADTSMEMFSNVLESQMLQTTKIVEEQVDAELQKLDQMDEDELELLKQRRLETLKKAQQQKQEWLSKGHGEYREIPSERDFFQEVKESKNVVCHFYRDTTFRCIILDKHLAALAKKHIETKFIKLNAEKSPFLCEKLHIKVIPTLALVKDGKTQDYIVGFTDLGNTDDFATETLEWRLGCANIINYSGNLMEPPFQNQKKFGTSFTKLDKKTIRGKKYDSDSDDD
- the TXNDC9 gene encoding thioredoxin domain-containing protein 9 isoform X4 codes for the protein MADTSMEMFSNVLESQMLQTTKIVEEQVDAELQKLDQMDEDELELLKQRRLETLKKAQQQKQEWLSKGHGEYREIPSERDFFQEVKESKNVVCHFYRDTTFRCIILDKHLAALAKKHIETKFIKLNAEKSPFLCEKLHIKVIPTLALVKDGKTQDYIVGFTDLGNTDDFATETLEWRLGCANIINYSGNLMEPPFQNQKKFGTSFTKLDKKTIRGKKYDSDSDDD